A stretch of Desulfovibrio sp. UIB00 DNA encodes these proteins:
- a CDS encoding diguanylate cyclase, with protein sequence MRVALPPISQFNRVEDGQVVGYIPDYLTQLSRYTGWNIVYVVEKDWAACLAALDNGEVDICTPARYSAERARQYLYCAYAGGTSYTAILAPTDSPVIYDDLESLAQLRVGSLGNPIWLKDFTDFIRQRGGTMPTIVEYPGREELREAMHSGQVDAILETVLSLRNDEKILAKCKLTPFFYIGSHKNPKLIQELEQAMVQLKMEQPDLEYRLGRTYLPRMFQTPLSRAELTYIAQQPPLRVGYDPDRKPYSWQDPMTGNARGILPDILRDAAARSGLQVTFEPYAVRPANFTDAYTQNKLDMAFGSFTSSALQSHKDFRLTAPLTRSSLYLYAKPDVKLEQQSLFTLAVPANVYNATEYASRMFPNAVIKLFSDEEACLTATGRREANAVLGNSMVLNNLTSSPRFSEFNPVTSYSDIEEARLTIRPGLPDMLLGILNNLLLTIDEKSRTQIISSNIAAAATPPTLADIVYENRSLLMVVAELMLFVSALVAYALHLRRKSLSNQIASEQRLAHIADNINGGVISISTQLPLQILDANNGFWQLLGYEADKPQTTAFIDLLHADDTKKLMDMLADKKSGPVTNTMELRLRHKDGQWLPLLLRGTFSGDEKSHRSIDCVVVDITEQKRMQEELEQEKERYRILLEQSQDIFFDVDTEKRQFRCSPNFLLKFGREATPLFNETGRPTNRHIIHPEDLPALNELRRRIRSGNPTAFAVMRIPTAEGRYIWCRVQATRISKQDAPLRLVGKIVDIDEEVRRRAELERRTQRDSLTDLLNKTAFRDKICAAMPAKPQQERTDALLFLDLDNFKLINDTFGHVRGDAALLEASDALKRIFRNADAVGRFGGDEFCVFVRDITRAALKERAEALLLELHKFIEHDGQSVEITTSIGIYLFDGTEASYDVALHRADNAQYLAKQAGKNCYRFYDETAEAWTDETDTSKQSS encoded by the coding sequence GTGCGTGTGGCGCTCCCCCCCATTTCGCAGTTCAACCGCGTAGAAGATGGGCAGGTTGTGGGGTACATTCCCGACTATCTGACCCAGCTCTCCCGCTATACGGGATGGAACATAGTTTACGTTGTTGAAAAAGACTGGGCCGCCTGTCTGGCCGCTCTGGACAATGGCGAGGTCGACATCTGCACGCCCGCCCGGTATTCGGCTGAACGCGCCCGGCAGTATCTCTACTGCGCATACGCTGGCGGCACTTCCTATACGGCCATTCTGGCCCCCACTGATTCACCGGTTATTTACGATGATCTGGAAAGCCTCGCGCAATTACGCGTGGGGAGCCTGGGCAATCCCATATGGCTTAAGGACTTTACCGACTTTATCAGGCAGCGCGGCGGCACAATGCCCACCATTGTGGAGTACCCCGGCAGGGAAGAACTGCGGGAAGCCATGCACTCCGGCCAGGTGGACGCCATTCTTGAAACTGTACTCTCGTTGCGGAATGACGAAAAAATTCTGGCAAAGTGCAAGCTCACGCCTTTTTTCTACATAGGTTCGCACAAAAACCCAAAACTTATACAGGAACTTGAGCAGGCGATGGTGCAGCTCAAGATGGAGCAGCCCGATCTGGAGTATCGCCTGGGCCGCACGTACCTTCCGCGCATGTTTCAGACGCCGCTTTCACGGGCGGAGCTGACCTACATTGCCCAGCAGCCGCCCCTGCGCGTGGGCTATGATCCTGACCGCAAACCCTATTCGTGGCAGGATCCTATGACCGGAAACGCACGTGGCATCCTCCCCGATATCCTGCGGGATGCAGCGGCGCGCAGCGGTTTGCAGGTTACTTTTGAGCCTTATGCTGTACGCCCCGCAAATTTTACCGATGCCTATACCCAGAACAAGCTGGATATGGCCTTTGGTTCGTTTACCTCTTCAGCCCTTCAATCGCACAAGGATTTTCGCCTGACCGCGCCGCTGACGCGCAGCAGCCTGTATCTATACGCCAAGCCAGATGTCAAACTGGAGCAACAGTCATTATTCACACTGGCTGTACCCGCGAATGTCTATAATGCGACAGAGTATGCCTCCCGCATGTTTCCCAATGCGGTAATCAAGCTTTTTTCTGATGAGGAAGCGTGCCTGACAGCCACGGGCCGCCGCGAAGCCAACGCTGTTCTGGGCAACTCCATGGTGCTCAACAACCTTACGAGTTCTCCGCGTTTCAGCGAATTCAATCCTGTCACCAGCTACAGCGATATTGAAGAAGCGCGCCTGACCATCCGGCCGGGGTTGCCCGATATGTTGCTGGGCATTTTGAACAACCTCTTGCTGACCATTGACGAAAAGAGCCGAACCCAGATTATTTCCAGCAATATCGCAGCGGCAGCGACTCCGCCGACACTGGCGGATATTGTGTATGAAAACCGCTCGCTGCTGATGGTTGTAGCCGAGCTGATGCTCTTTGTTTCGGCTCTTGTTGCCTACGCCCTGCACCTTCGCCGCAAAAGCCTGTCCAACCAGATCGCCAGCGAGCAGCGCCTTGCCCACATCGCCGACAACATCAACGGCGGCGTCATCAGCATATCTACACAGCTTCCATTACAGATTCTTGATGCCAACAACGGATTCTGGCAGTTGCTCGGCTACGAGGCCGACAAACCGCAGACTACCGCGTTTATTGATCTGTTGCACGCTGACGACACAAAAAAACTGATGGACATGCTTGCAGACAAAAAAAGCGGCCCTGTGACAAACACCATGGAACTGAGGCTTCGCCACAAGGATGGTCAATGGCTGCCCCTGCTGTTGCGCGGCACATTTTCCGGCGATGAGAAGTCTCACCGCTCCATTGATTGCGTAGTGGTGGACATCACCGAGCAAAAACGCATGCAGGAAGAACTTGAGCAGGAAAAGGAGCGCTACCGGATTCTGCTTGAGCAGTCGCAGGACATTTTTTTCGATGTGGATACAGAAAAACGCCAGTTCCGCTGTTCGCCCAACTTTTTGCTGAAATTCGGCAGGGAGGCCACGCCCCTCTTTAACGAAACCGGCCGCCCAACCAACAGGCATATCATCCATCCTGAAGACCTGCCCGCCCTCAACGAACTGCGGCGGCGCATCCGCAGCGGCAACCCCACCGCTTTTGCAGTCATGCGCATCCCCACTGCCGAGGGGCGCTACATCTGGTGCCGCGTGCAGGCCACACGCATCAGCAAACAAGACGCCCCCTTGCGCCTTGTGGGTAAAATTGTTGATATTGATGAAGAAGTGAGGCGCCGCGCCGAGCTTGAGCGCCGCACCCAGCGCGACAGTTTGACTGACCTGCTGAACAAGACCGCCTTCCGCGACAAAATCTGCGCAGCCATGCCTGCAAAACCGCAGCAAGAAAGAACTGATGCGCTCCTGTTCCTTGACCTGGATAATTTCAAGCTGATCAACGACACCTTTGGGCATGTCAGGGGCGATGCCGCCCTGCTTGAAGCCAGCGATGCCCTCAAACGCATCTTTCGCAACGCTGATGCTGTGGGCCGTTTTGGGGGCGATGAATTCTGCGTTTTTGTCAGGGACATCACACGCGCGGCACTTAAGGAGCGGGCCGAGGCCCTGCTTTTAGAACTGCACAAATTTATTGAGCATGATGGACAGAGTGTAGAGATCACCACCAGCATAGGCATCTATCTCTTTGACGGCACCGAAGCGTCATACGACGTAGCCTTGCACCGCGCGGACAATGCGCAGTATCTGGCAAAACAGGCTGGCAAGAACTGCTACCGCTTTTATGATGAAACCGCAGAAGCCTGGACTGACGAAACGGACACGTCCAAGCAAAGCAGCTAA
- a CDS encoding adenine nucleotide alpha hydrolase family protein has translation MKCKICKAEAVVALRSHNAAFCPDCYKDFFARQVERGIEGQKLFTRDERVLVALSGGKDSLALMLELSRQGYNVTGLHIDLDIPVSSAAARGVVERFCTKHGLKLMVKEMAAEGLSIPLVKERLHRPICSACGKIKRHFFNKVALDEGFDALATGHNLDDEVARLFSNTLRWDTSYLSDQGPRLESEHGFSRKVKPLWRLSEFETANYAFLMGIENHYAPCPYSPGASFTTLKGLMQNLEAAMPGRKLDFYQGFLSRGRPVFARREAEEGLELAPCTECGYPTSSGDRCGVCRIRSALLDEG, from the coding sequence ATGAAATGTAAAATCTGCAAAGCCGAGGCCGTGGTGGCCCTGCGCAGCCACAACGCCGCCTTTTGCCCTGACTGTTACAAGGATTTTTTTGCCCGCCAGGTAGAACGCGGCATTGAAGGCCAAAAGCTGTTCACCCGTGATGAACGGGTACTGGTGGCCCTTTCTGGCGGCAAGGATTCGCTGGCGCTCATGCTCGAGCTTTCCCGCCAGGGTTACAACGTAACCGGTCTGCACATTGATCTGGACATCCCGGTTTCTTCCGCTGCTGCGCGCGGCGTGGTTGAACGCTTCTGCACCAAGCACGGCCTCAAGCTGATGGTCAAGGAAATGGCCGCAGAAGGCCTGTCCATCCCGCTGGTCAAGGAAAGGCTGCACCGCCCCATCTGCTCGGCCTGCGGCAAGATCAAACGCCATTTCTTCAACAAGGTCGCCCTGGACGAAGGCTTTGACGCCCTCGCCACCGGGCACAACCTGGACGACGAAGTGGCCCGTCTTTTCAGCAACACCCTGCGCTGGGATACCTCCTATCTTTCAGATCAGGGGCCACGGCTGGAGAGCGAACACGGCTTTTCGCGCAAGGTTAAGCCCTTGTGGCGGCTCTCGGAATTTGAAACGGCCAACTACGCCTTTCTTATGGGCATAGAAAACCACTACGCCCCCTGCCCATACAGCCCCGGCGCGAGCTTCACCACGCTCAAGGGGCTGATGCAGAATCTCGAGGCCGCCATGCCGGGCCGCAAGCTGGATTTCTATCAGGGTTTTCTTTCGCGCGGGCGGCCCGTCTTTGCCCGCCGAGAGGCGGAGGAAGGCCTGGAGCTGGCCCCGTGCACGGAATGCGGCTACCCCACATCTTCCGGCGACCGTTGCGGCGTGTGCCGCATCCGCTCCGCCCTGCTTGACGAGGGCTAG
- a CDS encoding aminotransferase class IV: MQAVDAETYLKALLSAPRPGSEQVLAFYDHRVGHICTDPRLLLLPLDDHICHRGDGLFESISFRQRTIFGLDAHLARLVDGAAALSITPPCTWEALRQHILDVALAAGVDNGDLRVFLSRGPGGFGISPAECPQAGLYIVALKKALPTAAFYEKGLTAFASAIPPKQEYLARIKNTNYLPNVFMAMEARQKGMDVAVTFDENGIMGEAAVANVGLVDAQGRLLCPEIRRILPGTTLLAAMEVAAERMPVVQMPIPRAAIDSASEMLLFTSSTLCVGITHFDGKPVGHGAHAGKPGPVALWLKDVLLDYMLKKGAPL, encoded by the coding sequence GTGCAAGCTGTAGACGCTGAAACATATCTCAAGGCCCTGCTTTCCGCGCCCCGGCCAGGGTCGGAGCAGGTTCTCGCTTTTTATGACCACCGGGTGGGGCATATCTGCACTGACCCACGTCTTCTGCTGCTGCCCCTTGATGACCATATCTGCCATCGCGGCGACGGCCTTTTTGAAAGCATCAGTTTTCGCCAGCGCACAATTTTCGGGCTGGACGCGCATCTGGCCCGTCTGGTGGACGGCGCTGCGGCCCTTTCCATCACCCCGCCCTGCACATGGGAAGCCCTGCGCCAACACATACTTGATGTGGCCCTTGCCGCAGGCGTGGACAATGGCGACTTACGCGTTTTTCTGAGCCGAGGCCCCGGCGGATTCGGCATTTCACCCGCCGAATGCCCTCAGGCTGGCCTGTACATTGTGGCCCTCAAAAAGGCCCTGCCCACGGCGGCCTTCTATGAAAAAGGCCTCACAGCCTTTGCCAGCGCCATCCCGCCCAAGCAGGAATATCTGGCCCGCATCAAGAATACCAACTATCTGCCCAATGTGTTCATGGCCATGGAAGCCCGCCAGAAGGGCATGGACGTGGCCGTAACCTTTGACGAGAACGGCATCATGGGCGAGGCGGCCGTGGCCAACGTGGGCCTTGTGGACGCGCAGGGCCGCCTGCTCTGCCCTGAAATCAGACGTATTCTGCCGGGCACCACCCTGCTGGCCGCCATGGAAGTCGCCGCAGAACGCATGCCTGTCGTGCAGATGCCCATTCCCCGCGCAGCCATAGACAGCGCCAGTGAAATGCTGTTGTTCACCAGCTCCACCCTTTGCGTGGGCATCACCCATTTTGACGGCAAGCCCGTGGGGCACGGCGCGCATGCTGGCAAGCCCGGCCCTGTGGCCCTGTGGCTCAAGGATGTTCTTTTGGACTATATGCTGAAAAAAGGCGCACCCCTCTGA
- a CDS encoding glycosyltransferase — translation MRVLLIALQQTTDGPASPEEQRHWTEQGAPMRLARLEEDHALALACAMRDGGRLAPMLLCQKNSRLHRRAAALNLPILTAGGPMDFMRLWLWQRKHKHLLVQTFGESGMPFGRRVLTMRPPSSTLLSHAFLLRAPRPEVCFGKGMLAAHKILCGSTYVRDRIAKASGITEGETPWRGPKNRALPLTDDTLTLTAPGMNIEGFEPAPEWPAEPAEGQHFVFCMGEALTPRSGAHIVIRAMAAIWQRRDLPAWEVRAAGGGPRFQEVLDEAESLGVQSRLCLLNEQSLPHLLRTCHAWIAPGSAPDELPETLGAGLASQTPVICGQSALHEQRLAAAPDAACMFEENNPQSLAECMINVMTDAAQRRRIVEAGNALRPGLSHESFALATCTRHESWCSQLGWLEKSGQPQAPQQ, via the coding sequence ATGCGTGTTCTGCTTATTGCCCTGCAACAGACCACTGACGGACCCGCCTCACCTGAAGAGCAGCGCCACTGGACAGAACAGGGCGCACCCATGCGCCTTGCCCGGCTGGAAGAAGACCACGCGCTGGCCTTGGCCTGCGCCATGCGTGACGGCGGCAGGCTGGCCCCCATGCTGCTGTGTCAGAAAAATTCACGACTGCACCGCCGCGCCGCCGCGCTGAACCTGCCCATACTCACGGCAGGCGGGCCAATGGATTTCATGCGCCTGTGGCTCTGGCAGCGTAAGCACAAGCACCTGCTGGTGCAGACCTTTGGCGAAAGCGGCATGCCCTTTGGCCGCCGGGTGCTGACCATGCGTCCCCCGTCCTCCACCCTTTTGAGCCATGCATTTCTGCTGCGCGCGCCGCGCCCGGAAGTCTGCTTTGGCAAGGGAATGCTGGCAGCCCACAAAATACTCTGCGGCTCCACCTATGTACGCGACCGCATCGCCAAAGCCAGCGGCATCACCGAGGGCGAAACGCCCTGGCGCGGCCCCAAAAACCGCGCGCTGCCCCTGACGGACGATACGCTCACGCTGACAGCGCCGGGCATGAACATTGAAGGCTTTGAACCTGCGCCCGAATGGCCCGCAGAGCCAGCAGAGGGCCAGCATTTTGTTTTTTGCATGGGTGAAGCCCTCACGCCCCGCTCGGGCGCGCATATTGTCATCCGGGCCATGGCCGCCATCTGGCAGCGCCGTGATTTGCCCGCATGGGAAGTACGCGCCGCCGGGGGGGGGCCCCGCTTTCAGGAAGTACTGGACGAGGCGGAATCACTGGGCGTTCAGTCGCGCTTGTGCCTGCTCAACGAGCAGAGCCTGCCGCACCTGCTGCGCACCTGCCATGCCTGGATAGCGCCCGGCTCCGCGCCGGACGAACTGCCGGAAACACTCGGGGCTGGGCTGGCGTCCCAAACGCCCGTCATCTGCGGACAGAGCGCCCTGCACGAGCAGCGGCTTGCCGCCGCCCCCGATGCCGCCTGCATGTTTGAAGAAAACAATCCGCAGTCGCTGGCCGAATGCATGATAAACGTCATGACAGATGCAGCCCAGCGCCGCCGTATTGTGGAAGCGGGCAACGCATTGCGCCCCGGCCTGAGCCATGAATCCTTTGCCCTTGCAACCTGCACCCGGCACGAAAGCTGGTGCAGCCAGCTTGGCTGGCTCGAAAAAAGCGGGCAGCCGCAAGCCCCGCAACAGTAA
- a CDS encoding DMT family transporter, with product MKHILLLLAFGAGCCLPVQAGINTLLRRFLGEPMQAALVSFAVGTLALWVYSLAARHTWPSISQLSAVPWWMWTGGVLGAIFVSCTIFLAPRLGAATMTAVMLSGQLVASVLLDHYALVGFPEHPVSPLRLAGIALLFAGAWLVRVF from the coding sequence ATGAAGCACATTCTTTTACTGCTGGCATTTGGCGCCGGTTGCTGCCTCCCGGTGCAGGCGGGAATAAACACCTTGTTGCGGCGCTTTCTGGGCGAACCCATGCAAGCCGCACTTGTTTCATTTGCCGTGGGTACGCTGGCGCTGTGGGTATACAGCCTGGCGGCACGCCATACATGGCCTTCCATTTCTCAGCTTTCCGCTGTTCCGTGGTGGATGTGGACAGGAGGCGTGCTTGGCGCAATTTTTGTAAGTTGCACCATCTTTCTTGCGCCCCGGCTGGGCGCTGCCACCATGACCGCCGTCATGTTGTCGGGCCAGCTGGTGGCCTCTGTGCTGCTTGACCATTATGCCCTTGTGGGCTTTCCAGAACACCCCGTTTCACCACTACGCCTAGCGGGCATTGCCCTGCTTTTTGCGGGCGCATGGCTCGTGCGGGTATTTTAA
- a CDS encoding aspartate-semialdehyde dehydrogenase, producing MSKKLTVAVVGATGAVGREMLKTLHERDFPATEIRAFASARSAGTKVPYGDKELTVQELKEDVFEGIDLAIFSAGGSTSQKFAPHAAKAGCVVVDNSAAWRMDDRCPLVVPEVNAHALEGHNGIIANPNCSTIQMLVVLKPLHDAVKIKRVVVSTYQAVSGTGQKGIEELERQVRDLFNGRDPECNTYPYRIAFNALPHIDVFLDNDYTKEEMKMVHETVKIFEDPSVKVTATCVRVPVFYCHAESVNIETEKKLTAKDARVMLSQAPGVRVVDNPRELMYPMPSYCVGEDETYVGRIREDETIENGLNLWIVADNVRKGAALNAVQIGEELIKRDLLRVTDKNVFLK from the coding sequence ATGAGCAAGAAGCTGACTGTAGCCGTTGTAGGCGCCACAGGCGCCGTAGGCCGTGAAATGCTCAAGACCCTGCACGAAAGGGACTTTCCCGCCACTGAAATACGCGCCTTTGCGTCCGCCCGTTCTGCGGGCACCAAGGTGCCGTATGGCGACAAAGAGCTGACCGTGCAAGAGCTTAAAGAAGATGTCTTTGAGGGCATTGATTTGGCCATTTTTTCCGCCGGCGGCAGCACTTCGCAAAAATTTGCCCCGCATGCGGCCAAGGCTGGCTGCGTGGTGGTGGACAATTCCGCTGCATGGCGCATGGACGACCGCTGCCCCCTGGTGGTGCCGGAAGTCAACGCCCACGCCCTTGAGGGGCACAACGGCATCATTGCCAACCCCAACTGCTCCACCATCCAGATGCTGGTGGTGCTCAAACCCCTGCACGACGCCGTCAAAATCAAGCGCGTTGTGGTTTCCACCTATCAGGCGGTTTCCGGTACCGGGCAGAAGGGTATTGAAGAACTGGAACGCCAGGTGCGCGACCTTTTCAACGGACGCGACCCGGAATGCAATACCTATCCCTACCGCATTGCCTTCAACGCACTGCCGCATATCGATGTCTTCCTTGATAACGACTACACCAAGGAAGAAATGAAGATGGTTCATGAAACCGTCAAAATATTTGAAGATCCTTCGGTCAAGGTTACGGCCACCTGTGTACGCGTGCCGGTGTTCTACTGCCACGCCGAATCAGTGAACATTGAAACCGAAAAGAAACTCACAGCCAAGGATGCCCGCGTCATGCTTTCGCAGGCTCCCGGCGTGCGCGTGGTCGATAATCCCCGCGAACTCATGTACCCCATGCCCTCCTACTGCGTGGGCGAGGATGAAACCTACGTGGGCCGCATCCGCGAGGACGAAACCATTGAAAATGGCCTGAACCTCTGGATTGTGGCCGATAACGTGCGCAAGGGCGCAGCCCTCAACGCCGTGCAGATTGGTGAAGAACTGATCAAACGCGACCTGCTGCGCGTGACCGACAAAAACGTGTTCCTGAAGTAA
- a CDS encoding DNA polymerase III subunit delta' has translation MNTLLPAITDAAFDRLKSVLDNLGATPPQVLLLEGGSGAQRLDTARYWAARVNCPQAETSGAPCLTCPVCMQIAAGEHLDLAAYDGRISNREDEENPGPVRAFNMERVRELKVRLRDAPHGQGRRVVILMGLSLTRDEASNALLKALEEPSSTTVFVLLAPQREQLLPTLVSRSFCLTLPWPDSRADDEDMRPWEDALAQFLVQGQGFFDRVAAKGAIDAAGATRLLLCCQKAMSRILSDRQDPARPLDTALAGLRGKARAVACQWFAEAQDALNYGVTPARILEALAARLFALRRMAGQS, from the coding sequence ATGAACACCCTGCTGCCCGCCATAACTGATGCCGCCTTTGACCGGCTGAAGAGCGTACTCGACAATCTGGGTGCGACTCCGCCGCAGGTATTGCTCCTTGAGGGCGGCAGCGGGGCCCAGCGCCTTGATACGGCTCGTTACTGGGCGGCACGCGTCAACTGCCCGCAGGCGGAAACCTCGGGCGCGCCCTGTCTGACTTGCCCCGTGTGCATGCAGATTGCCGCTGGCGAGCATCTGGATCTGGCAGCATATGACGGTCGCATAAGCAACCGTGAAGATGAAGAAAACCCTGGCCCTGTCCGTGCGTTCAACATGGAACGCGTGCGCGAACTCAAGGTTCGCCTGCGGGATGCTCCGCACGGACAGGGACGCAGGGTTGTTATACTTATGGGGCTCAGCCTCACCCGCGACGAAGCTTCCAACGCCCTGCTCAAGGCCCTGGAAGAACCCTCAAGCACCACTGTCTTCGTGCTGCTTGCGCCCCAGCGCGAACAGCTCTTGCCCACCCTGGTTTCCCGCTCATTCTGCCTCACGCTGCCGTGGCCTGACAGCCGCGCCGATGATGAAGACATGCGCCCCTGGGAAGACGCCCTTGCGCAATTTCTTGTTCAGGGGCAAGGTTTTTTTGACCGTGTTGCTGCCAAGGGAGCCATCGACGCAGCAGGGGCAACCCGTTTGCTGCTGTGCTGCCAAAAGGCCATGAGCAGGATACTGTCAGACAGGCAAGACCCGGCGCGCCCGCTGGATACGGCTCTGGCTGGCCTGCGCGGCAAGGCCCGCGCGGTAGCCTGCCAATGGTTTGCTGAAGCTCAGGATGCCCTGAACTACGGCGTTACTCCGGCCAGAATTCTTGAGGCGCTGGCGGCCCGGCTTTTTGCCTTGCGGCGTATGGCGGGTCAATCGTAA
- the asnS gene encoding asparagine--tRNA ligase → MQRTLIIDALAATASQASITICGWIRTRRDAKEFSFVEVNDGSCLGNMQCIVDAGTAAHEQLDQAATGAAISVTGELVASPGKGQLWEIRAQCVTVFGLADPETFPLQKKRHSDEFLRTIAHLRSRTNKYGAAFRIRSEAGQAVHQFFQSRRFSWVHTPVLTGADCEGAGEMFRVTSLEPGDKDVAADFFGRQCNLTVSGQLEAEALAMGLGRVYTFGPTFRAENSNTPRHAAEFWMIEPEMAFADLQDLMELGESLTRHVIEHALAHCESDLKLFDSFVDKGLIERLKGMVAAPFARVSYTEAVEILQKCGKEFAFPVSFGTDLQTEHERYLAEEHFKKPVAVYDYPKEIKAFYMRQNEDGKTVAAMDMLVPRIGELIGGSQREERLDRLTARIKELGQNPEDYWWYMDLRRFGTAPHAGFGLGFERLLMMLTGITNIRDVIAFPRTPGNLEF, encoded by the coding sequence ATGCAACGAACCCTTATCATAGACGCCCTGGCAGCGACCGCGTCTCAAGCCTCCATCACCATTTGCGGCTGGATCCGCACCCGCCGCGACGCCAAGGAATTTTCCTTTGTGGAGGTCAACGACGGCTCCTGCCTCGGCAACATGCAGTGCATTGTTGACGCGGGCACCGCCGCCCACGAGCAACTTGATCAGGCCGCCACGGGTGCCGCCATCAGCGTTACGGGCGAACTTGTGGCCTCGCCCGGCAAGGGGCAGCTGTGGGAAATCAGGGCGCAGTGCGTTACTGTTTTCGGTCTGGCGGATCCCGAAACTTTCCCTTTGCAGAAAAAACGCCATTCTGACGAATTTTTGCGCACAATTGCGCACCTGCGCTCCCGCACCAACAAGTACGGCGCTGCCTTTCGCATCCGTTCCGAAGCGGGTCAGGCTGTGCATCAGTTTTTCCAGAGCCGCCGTTTTTCATGGGTGCATACGCCGGTGCTCACTGGAGCGGATTGCGAGGGTGCGGGCGAAATGTTCCGCGTCACCAGTCTTGAACCCGGCGACAAGGATGTAGCCGCCGACTTTTTTGGCCGCCAGTGCAATCTGACTGTTTCCGGCCAGCTTGAGGCCGAGGCCCTCGCCATGGGCCTTGGGCGCGTGTACACTTTCGGCCCCACCTTCCGCGCCGAAAATTCCAACACGCCGCGCCACGCCGCCGAGTTCTGGATGATCGAGCCGGAAATGGCCTTTGCCGACCTGCAAGACCTCATGGAACTGGGCGAAAGCCTTACCCGGCACGTGATCGAACACGCCCTCGCCCACTGCGAATCCGACCTCAAGCTCTTTGACAGCTTTGTGGACAAGGGCCTTATTGAACGCCTCAAGGGCATGGTGGCTGCGCCCTTTGCCCGCGTTTCGTACACGGAAGCCGTGGAAATTTTGCAAAAATGCGGCAAGGAATTTGCCTTCCCTGTTTCATTTGGCACGGACCTTCAAACCGAACACGAACGCTACCTGGCTGAAGAGCATTTTAAAAAGCCTGTGGCTGTGTATGATTACCCCAAGGAAATCAAAGCCTTCTATATGCGCCAAAACGAAGACGGCAAGACCGTTGCCGCCATGGACATGCTGGTACCGCGTATCGGTGAACTCATCGGCGGTTCGCAGCGCGAGGAGCGCCTTGACCGCCTGACCGCCCGCATCAAGGAACTCGGCCAGAATCCGGAAGATTACTGGTGGTACATGGATCTGCGCCGTTTCGGCACAGCGCCCCATGCCGGGTTTGGCCTTGGCTTTGAGCGTTTGCTTATGATGCTGACCGGCATCACCAACATCCGCGACGTCATTGCCTTCCCGCGTACACCGGGCAATCTGGAATTTTAG